The genomic stretch TTGCCGTATTTTTGCCCCTCCTTTTTTTTGGGTTCTTCTCATTGCAGATAAATTCTTGACATTTGAGGGAAAATTGACTAAACTATAGGATACTTGGTGCAATAGATTGGTTTGGATAACCGTAATAAAGCATCGTTTCCATCTATGATGGTACTGTAAGGAAGGATTAGGAACCATTATGAAACACTTAAAAACAGTGACACTCTCCCCGGTGGCGAAGGCGGCAAAATGGCAGGATAATGTTTGCATCATTGCGCAAACACTCAACACCATTTTGGGTTTTTTTGGCGGCTCCTCTCCGCTTCTCAATTTTCTGGATGATAAATGCACAATACCCACAGCCAATAACTAAGGATGCCCTGGCTTTCGCGGATTAGTTCTGTGGCGAATTGTGCATGGTATTTTCTAATTTAATTCGAGATGATGTTCAAAAGGAATCAATAGCGCCGACAGGAACAGATCATGTGTATGGACACATGTATTTGTTGGAACTGTAACGGCATACTATGAGGTTGACACAGATGGGTACAATGAAACATATTGGCCAAGTGGTCGTGCTGGTCTGCATACTTGCAATGGGTCTTAACGGATGTTCTCCAATTGTCTTTATCCCGGATCCTGCGTTGAAATCAGTGATTCAGGCAGAATTGGGTAAACCCTTGTCTTTGTTTCTTACGCAGACAGATCTCGCTAAGATTACGGAATTAAACGGTTCCGGCTATAACATTGACAGCTTGGAAGGGCTGCAATTTTGCAACAATCTACGCAAAATTAATCTGAGCGATAATCGTATCTCCAGTATGGGGGCCCTTGCCGGATTGACTAAGCTGACCTATCTCAATCTTAGTGGAAACGAAATTACCGATATTGAGCCCGTGTCAGGCATGTTGTCCCTAGACTATCTCAATCTTGGCGGGTCTGGCAATGCCATTATCGATTGGCGATATCTGCAGGACAATGTGTTGAACGGCGGATTAAAGGCGGGTTCCGTTGTCGTGTTGCCTTATGTCCACACCATGAGCAGCACGGGTAATCCCTATCCTAGTTTTCTGGGAGCCTACACCGCTATGGTAGACGCAGGTGTAATCCTCGAATTTTTAAATGATTAAACGCGTTTATAAAAAGTTTTATCCTATTCAGGACATTGGAAAAGTTATTTGGTGGTTCGCTTTGCCCGGGACGTTTTTACACGCCACAGGGCAATACAACACTGAGGCGCTACGATGAGAACAATACTCTGCAGGACGGCGATACTGCTCTTTGTGTTTGGAAGCGGTATATTTCTCGCCGGTTGTTTTGAAAATGCAAAATTAGAAACCGCTCCTGCGTCAATCGCGTTTAGCTCGGGACAATTGGAAAGACGGCTTACACTCAGCAATTCAGGCGCACGAGCCTTTGACTGGTCACTGGATACGCTCGTCCGTGATTCAGAGGATGATCCTTGGCGTGAAGAATCACTGGACTGGCTCATCCCTTCCAAATCGAGCGGTACACTGAAGCCGGGTGTAGAAAATCTTACGCTAAGTATTGATCCCATGGAAA from Candidatus Hydrogenedentota bacterium encodes the following:
- a CDS encoding leucine-rich repeat domain-containing protein, with product MKHIGQVVVLVCILAMGLNGCSPIVFIPDPALKSVIQAELGKPLSLFLTQTDLAKITELNGSGYNIDSLEGLQFCNNLRKINLSDNRISSMGALAGLTKLTYLNLSGNEITDIEPVSGMLSLDYLNLGGSGNAIIDWRYLQDNVLNGGLKAGSVVVLPYVHTMSSTGNPYPSFLGAYTAMVDAGVILEFLND